A window of Pseudodesulfovibrio hydrargyri contains these coding sequences:
- the tatC gene encoding twin-arginine translocase subunit TatC, with product MSSEKDDVKGPEEEPVSSQAVEPEEDPTLMDVEPSESAGAETCDAPEEETSSGSDEGGDEVAAPEPPEVYAATAVPAEGGDGGGSDTGAASAVSDDEPEDEDDEDDEDADPEDGEGAQMSLLDHLGELRSRLTRAALAVCVGMVACYSFASQMFDILMQPMVDVFQKQAAATGPLLTPEFYQQFGAVFEKMLAANGFNHPEQMQIFMGALQKALMAVAREGHFQYTYPAEAFFAHIKISIVAGLFLVSPYVFAQIWGFIAPGLYAHERKWMVPMALFSGMFFTGGALFGYFQVFPYAFDFFAGFSNEGIQFVPKLNEYLSFCLKLLFAFGLVFELPLFIFFLARLGMVSSTGLRKKRKYAILFAFVLSAILTPPDPFTQCLMAGPLIVLYEVGIWVAFFFGKREKRHLQKQAQAEAKAQAELDAVAEKGGDEDGEETP from the coding sequence ATGAGTTCCGAGAAAGACGACGTCAAAGGGCCCGAAGAGGAGCCCGTCTCCAGCCAGGCCGTCGAGCCGGAGGAAGACCCGACCCTGATGGACGTGGAGCCGTCCGAATCCGCCGGGGCCGAGACCTGCGACGCCCCTGAAGAGGAGACTTCCTCCGGGAGCGATGAGGGCGGCGACGAGGTTGCCGCGCCCGAACCGCCCGAGGTGTACGCCGCCACGGCCGTCCCGGCCGAGGGCGGCGACGGGGGAGGTTCGGACACCGGTGCGGCTTCCGCCGTATCCGACGACGAGCCGGAAGATGAGGACGACGAAGACGACGAGGACGCGGATCCCGAGGACGGCGAAGGGGCCCAGATGTCCCTGCTCGACCATCTCGGCGAACTGCGCTCCCGCCTGACCCGCGCGGCCCTGGCCGTGTGCGTGGGCATGGTCGCCTGTTATTCCTTTGCCTCGCAGATGTTCGACATCCTCATGCAGCCCATGGTGGACGTCTTTCAGAAGCAGGCCGCGGCCACCGGCCCGCTGCTCACCCCGGAGTTCTACCAGCAGTTCGGCGCTGTCTTCGAGAAGATGCTGGCCGCCAACGGGTTCAACCACCCCGAGCAGATGCAGATATTCATGGGCGCCCTGCAAAAGGCGCTCATGGCCGTGGCCAGGGAGGGGCATTTCCAGTACACCTATCCGGCCGAGGCCTTTTTCGCGCACATAAAAATATCCATCGTGGCCGGTCTATTCCTGGTCAGCCCGTACGTGTTCGCCCAGATATGGGGGTTCATCGCCCCGGGCCTGTACGCCCACGAGCGCAAATGGATGGTGCCCATGGCCCTGTTCTCGGGCATGTTCTTCACCGGCGGCGCGCTGTTCGGCTATTTCCAGGTCTTCCCCTACGCCTTCGACTTTTTCGCAGGGTTCTCCAACGAGGGCATTCAGTTCGTTCCCAAGCTCAACGAATATCTAAGTTTCTGTCTGAAGCTCCTGTTCGCCTTCGGCCTTGTATTCGAGCTGCCCCTGTTCATCTTCTTCCTGGCACGGCTGGGCATGGTCTCGTCCACGGGGCTGCGCAAGAAGCGCAAGTATGCCATCCTGTTCGCCTTTGTCCTGTCGGCCATCCTGACCCCGCCGGACCCCTTCACCCAGTGCCTCATGGCCGGGCCCCTGATCGTCCTTTATGAGGTCGGCATCTGGGTGGCCTTCTTCTTCGGCAAGAGGGAGAAACGCCATCTGCAGAAGCAGGCCCAGGCCGAGGCAAAGGCCCAGGCCGAACTGGACGCCGTGGCCGAAAAGGGCGGCGACGAGGACGGAGAAGAGACCCCCTAG
- the hisB gene encoding imidazoleglycerol-phosphate dehydratase HisB: MRQATVARTTKETDISLTLNLDGEGKVAVDTGIGFADHMLTLCAFWAGFDLDLTCKGDLEIDTHHSLEDVGLCLGQALAEALGDKRGINRVASAKVPMDEALAEVVVDLSGRPYIVYDDALLPDLIAGDEKDVWREFLKSLAYKAGMNLHVKFEYGQNGHHLLEAAFKALGLALSKAATVGRKGVSSTKGSLD; encoded by the coding sequence ATGCGCCAGGCCACAGTGGCTCGGACCACCAAGGAAACGGACATATCCCTGACCCTGAATCTCGACGGTGAGGGGAAGGTCGCGGTCGACACCGGCATCGGGTTCGCCGACCACATGCTCACCCTGTGCGCCTTCTGGGCCGGGTTCGACCTGGACCTGACCTGCAAGGGGGACCTGGAGATCGACACCCACCACAGCCTGGAGGACGTCGGGCTCTGCCTGGGCCAGGCCCTTGCCGAGGCCCTGGGCGACAAGCGGGGCATCAACCGCGTGGCTTCGGCCAAGGTCCCCATGGACGAGGCGTTGGCCGAAGTGGTCGTGGACCTCTCGGGCCGCCCCTACATCGTCTACGACGACGCCCTGTTGCCCGACCTCATCGCGGGCGACGAGAAGGACGTCTGGCGCGAATTTTTGAAGTCCCTGGCGTACAAGGCGGGCATGAACCTGCACGTCAAATTCGAGTACGGCCAAAACGGCCATCATCTGCTGGAAGCGGCCTTCAAGGCCCTGGGCCTGGCCCTGTCCAAGGCGGCCACCGTCGGGCGCAAGGGGGTCTCCAGCACCAAAGGGAGTCTCGACTGA
- a CDS encoding HNH endonuclease signature motif containing protein, which translates to MKGISILTIKKLYAMSGNECAMPACDTKLFSKAGVFLGEICHINAKNRNGSRFDPNQSDEERNGYDNLLILCPNCHTIIDSREDWYPAEALREIKKIHESNRGRKENDEDMFKAQQILNTSAAVNVSNSSNVVVNSPGAKQTTILQFKTPKKASPSIIPPSDSVANDRLSRSYIKHLIDRYNDFASKNKNRRAKFSYAVIYSSIQKQFGTKWDLLSVNDVEACAEFVQKKIDNTILGKLNKSKGRKNYSSFSEWSEMYPNLKQS; encoded by the coding sequence ATGAAAGGTATCTCAATTCTGACGATCAAAAAGCTCTATGCAATGTCAGGCAATGAATGTGCAATGCCCGCTTGTGATACAAAATTATTTTCCAAGGCAGGAGTTTTTCTTGGGGAGATTTGCCATATCAATGCTAAAAATAGAAATGGTTCAAGGTTCGATCCAAACCAATCAGACGAAGAGCGAAACGGTTATGACAACCTTCTAATTCTTTGTCCTAACTGCCACACGATTATTGACAGTCGGGAAGATTGGTATCCCGCCGAAGCCCTGAGAGAGATTAAGAAAATTCATGAAAGTAATCGTGGACGAAAAGAAAATGATGAAGACATGTTTAAAGCACAGCAGATTTTAAATACCTCAGCGGCTGTGAATGTCAGCAATTCAAGTAATGTGGTGGTAAATAGTCCTGGAGCTAAGCAGACTACCATTTTACAATTCAAGACACCCAAGAAGGCATCTCCATCGATCATTCCTCCTTCTGATAGTGTCGCAAATGATCGTTTATCTCGTTCATATATAAAACATTTGATTGATCGTTATAACGACTTTGCAAGCAAGAATAAGAACCGAAGGGCAAAATTTAGCTATGCTGTTATTTACAGTAGCATCCAGAAGCAGTTTGGAACGAAGTGGGATTTATTGAGTGTAAATGATGTCGAAGCATGTGCTGAGTTTGTTCAAAAGAAAATTGATAATACGATTCTAGGAAAACTCAATAAGTCAAAGGGGCGCAAGAATTATTCAAGCTTTAGTGAGTGGAGTGAAATGTATCCAAATTTGAAGCAATCTTAA
- a CDS encoding DUF3883 domain-containing protein, with translation MISRVPTERLFSLPSFEGLKLIRKYAEQQPTLGVSQLVELIEKIDSDGLSLDLQASSYLHTLVADDCPMNGLPFYQECIKAVVIRHQPIWSKMMKAGRKRFVKTLNQDDQDVFSAAGLMIDPPPMDVVRWWDDVAGHARLKNDIEKMEQAREAELLSIGYENDRLERLGIAKPPIWTGLDDNYAGYDVLSYDYKDEEIISIMVEVKSTIASPLRFYLTRNEWNQASKIGEAYSFHIWDMAKESPELHIRTVDQILPHIPSDNGKGAWSSVLIPLGANH, from the coding sequence ATGATTTCGAGAGTGCCTACCGAGCGCTTGTTTTCACTCCCTTCTTTTGAAGGCTTGAAGCTCATTCGAAAATATGCTGAACAGCAACCAACTCTAGGAGTTTCACAACTCGTTGAGCTGATTGAGAAGATCGATTCAGACGGATTGAGTCTAGACTTACAAGCCTCCTCTTATCTCCACACATTGGTAGCAGATGATTGCCCTATGAATGGCTTGCCGTTCTACCAAGAGTGTATAAAAGCTGTTGTAATTCGACACCAGCCGATCTGGTCAAAGATGATGAAAGCAGGTCGAAAACGTTTTGTAAAAACACTCAATCAGGATGACCAAGATGTATTTAGTGCTGCGGGATTGATGATTGATCCGCCACCCATGGATGTAGTCAGGTGGTGGGACGATGTTGCTGGACATGCCCGTCTGAAAAACGACATTGAAAAGATGGAACAAGCAAGAGAGGCGGAATTACTAAGCATTGGCTACGAAAATGATAGACTGGAACGTCTTGGGATTGCCAAGCCCCCTATCTGGACAGGACTTGATGATAACTATGCAGGGTACGATGTACTGTCTTACGACTACAAAGATGAAGAAATCATATCAATCATGGTTGAAGTCAAGTCAACAATAGCCTCCCCTCTTAGATTTTATCTAACAAGAAATGAATGGAATCAGGCTAGTAAAATAGGCGAAGCGTATTCGTTTCACATATGGGACATGGCTAAAGAATCCCCCGAATTGCATATTCGCACAGTTGATCAAATTCTTCCTCATATCCCTTCAGACAATGGAAAAGGAGCGTGGTCCAGTGTGCTAATCCCTTTAGGGGCAAACCACTAA
- a CDS encoding SNF2-related protein, whose amino-acid sequence MSNTPTIVTIQTHHNQSGIISVPPNETDSPIWSRIKLAVRANNTEFLSSNNTIQASWADVLGLVRELGSKNSQVSLNFRFRPEGDALDKLKAFSAQIKKAREQRQTLVEEIPPSELESRLQHLGFTKRHLKEFQLRDLSHLLSLSNGANFSVPGAGKTTVTFALHTLTRAAGQHFIVVCPKAATQAWKDIVDECMEEDSPNNGNEPFTLLEGQEIDIITALNSGSTRFIISYDLMIRQQSTLSTHISKIPTHLVLDESHRMKAGWASQRGAFLLSVATLPVRRDILTGTPMPQAASDIESQLDFLWPGHGLGLEVVYGKTPREVLGNLYVRTTKTELGLPPAKRFFIDVDMEPGQLALYSIVRNEFLREFSRTVSRNMPSTQILKARRSVMRLLQLSVNPVLALSAMANEDYSIESKIADTVLEEGHSAKMKAVMDHVRLLASEGKKSVIWTIFTDSIHSFASSLADLNPVYIHGGVPSGSTSDPETREGRIKKFHEDKNCRVLIANPAAAGEGISLHTVCHNAIYADRSYVSTHYLQSIDRIHRLGLPPDQETNIYVYRSKAPAQIGSIDLSVSRRLTEKIRNMQVLLDDPDLHELALDEEEAVDPIDYDIRLQDIIDLISELEGKAIDPADGL is encoded by the coding sequence ATGAGCAATACTCCTACAATTGTGACGATTCAGACACATCACAATCAATCTGGCATTATTTCCGTCCCCCCCAATGAAACGGACTCTCCTATTTGGTCTAGGATTAAGCTAGCAGTAAGAGCAAATAATACCGAGTTTCTTTCGTCAAACAATACAATCCAAGCTTCTTGGGCGGATGTATTGGGACTGGTCCGTGAACTGGGGTCAAAAAACAGCCAGGTTTCATTAAACTTTCGTTTCCGACCTGAAGGTGATGCTCTTGATAAATTGAAGGCTTTCTCTGCACAAATCAAAAAAGCAAGGGAGCAGAGGCAAACCTTGGTGGAAGAAATACCACCATCAGAACTTGAATCGAGACTTCAACATCTTGGCTTCACCAAACGACATTTGAAAGAGTTCCAACTGAGAGACTTAAGCCATCTACTTTCTCTTTCGAATGGAGCCAACTTCTCTGTTCCTGGGGCTGGAAAAACTACCGTTACCTTTGCCCTTCACACATTGACTCGCGCAGCGGGTCAACATTTTATTGTGGTATGTCCTAAAGCGGCGACACAAGCCTGGAAAGATATTGTTGATGAATGCATGGAAGAGGATTCTCCCAATAATGGGAATGAACCTTTCACACTCCTAGAGGGCCAGGAAATAGACATCATAACAGCTTTAAACTCAGGCTCTACAAGGTTCATTATATCCTACGACTTAATGATCCGTCAGCAATCGACACTGTCCACTCATATTAGTAAAATACCGACCCACCTTGTTCTTGATGAGTCTCATAGGATGAAAGCAGGATGGGCATCACAGCGAGGAGCCTTCCTGCTCAGTGTAGCAACACTTCCAGTACGAAGAGACATCCTCACCGGTACTCCTATGCCACAAGCTGCATCTGATATTGAATCGCAGCTCGATTTTTTATGGCCAGGACACGGATTAGGGCTAGAGGTTGTATATGGGAAAACCCCTAGGGAAGTTCTCGGCAACCTTTATGTTAGGACAACTAAAACAGAACTTGGTCTTCCGCCTGCAAAAAGATTTTTTATTGATGTGGACATGGAGCCAGGGCAACTTGCGCTATATTCAATCGTGAGAAATGAATTCCTGAGGGAATTTTCGAGAACAGTCAGCAGGAATATGCCCAGTACCCAAATTCTAAAAGCAAGAAGATCAGTAATGCGCCTCTTGCAACTCTCTGTGAATCCTGTGCTGGCATTGAGTGCTATGGCAAACGAAGATTATTCAATAGAATCAAAAATTGCAGACACAGTCCTAGAAGAAGGTCATTCAGCTAAAATGAAAGCTGTCATGGACCATGTGAGACTACTCGCGAGCGAGGGCAAAAAGAGTGTCATTTGGACAATCTTTACCGACAGCATACACAGCTTTGCGTCTTCATTGGCTGATCTAAATCCAGTCTATATACACGGCGGTGTGCCTTCTGGGTCAACAAGCGACCCAGAGACTCGTGAAGGTAGAATTAAAAAATTCCATGAAGACAAAAATTGTCGAGTCTTAATCGCCAATCCTGCCGCAGCAGGCGAAGGGATTAGCCTTCATACTGTTTGTCATAATGCAATTTATGCAGACAGAAGCTATGTCTCTACACACTACCTTCAATCAATTGATCGAATTCATCGCCTAGGATTACCTCCTGACCAAGAGACAAATATCTACGTTTATCGGTCCAAAGCTCCTGCACAAATAGGAAGCATTGATCTATCTGTTAGCCGAAGATTAACAGAGAAGATTAGGAATATGCAGGTGCTCCTAGATGATCCAGATTTGCATGAATTAGCACTTGATGAAGAAGAAGCCGTAGATCCGATTGATTACGATATTCGCCTCCAAGACATCATCGATTTAATCTCTGAACTAGAGGGAAAGGCAATCGATCCGGCGGATGGCTTATGA
- a CDS encoding restriction endonuclease, whose protein sequence is MKLAYTYDDHHNAGSVWENRDLKDWLTDVFEAPAIKIEPRCTSAIREHVELEFLNEGWGLNVKLDPDFGLKVFSLKDDLAFQLQTGNMSRAPYDLLKLQYLFQAGKIEGAAIALPTQEAGRIIGDNIAHAERVCRELKLFDRVVTVPILIVAFE, encoded by the coding sequence ATGAAACTTGCTTACACATACGATGACCATCACAATGCAGGCTCAGTCTGGGAAAACCGAGATTTGAAGGACTGGCTTACTGACGTATTCGAAGCACCTGCTATCAAAATCGAACCAAGATGCACCTCTGCTATTCGCGAGCATGTCGAGTTGGAATTTTTAAACGAGGGATGGGGCCTAAATGTAAAGCTAGACCCCGATTTCGGATTAAAAGTATTTTCTCTGAAGGATGATCTCGCGTTTCAACTTCAAACAGGCAATATGAGTCGTGCTCCATATGATTTGTTAAAATTACAGTATTTATTTCAAGCTGGAAAAATAGAAGGCGCAGCGATTGCTCTTCCAACACAAGAAGCTGGACGAATCATTGGCGACAATATCGCTCACGCCGAAAGAGTTTGTAGAGAATTAAAACTTTTTGATCGAGTAGTAACTGTACCTATTCTCATCGTTGCTTTCGAATAG
- a CDS encoding DNA-methyltransferase, whose product MSKKEVKNGNVIRLQNDVNADIAIEDNLSYMRKFPNESMKLIATSPPYNIGKEYESKKSQDKYIEEQAACIAEAVRLVHEEGSICWQVGNHVSDGEVFPLDIILYDLFKQHGMILRNRIIWIFGHGLHCQKRLSGRHETILWFTKSDNYTFNLDPIRVPSKYPKKKHFKGPNKGKLSGNPLGKNPTDVWDIPNVKANHVEKTEHPCQFPVGLVERLVLSLTNEGDNVLDPYLGVGSSAIAALKHNRNAYGCDVDKKYINIAWDRIHQLRAGSLRTRPMNKPVYDPTQKG is encoded by the coding sequence ATGAGTAAAAAAGAAGTAAAAAATGGGAATGTTATTAGATTACAAAACGATGTTAATGCTGACATCGCTATAGAAGACAATCTTAGCTACATGCGTAAATTCCCAAATGAATCTATGAAACTAATTGCGACATCTCCTCCGTATAATATCGGAAAGGAATATGAGAGCAAAAAGTCACAAGATAAATATATCGAAGAGCAAGCAGCATGTATTGCGGAGGCAGTTCGATTAGTTCACGAAGAAGGGTCTATATGCTGGCAGGTCGGCAATCATGTAAGTGATGGAGAGGTATTCCCTCTAGATATTATTTTATATGACCTCTTCAAACAACATGGGATGATTCTACGGAATAGGATCATATGGATATTCGGTCATGGACTCCATTGTCAGAAGCGCCTCTCAGGAAGGCATGAGACTATATTATGGTTCACCAAGTCAGATAACTACACCTTTAACCTTGATCCCATCAGAGTTCCCTCCAAATACCCAAAGAAAAAGCACTTTAAAGGTCCTAACAAAGGCAAACTATCTGGCAACCCACTAGGTAAAAATCCCACAGATGTATGGGATATTCCTAATGTCAAAGCAAATCATGTCGAAAAAACAGAGCACCCTTGCCAGTTTCCTGTTGGACTTGTTGAACGGCTAGTCCTGTCTTTGACTAACGAGGGGGATAATGTCCTTGATCCTTACCTTGGGGTTGGCTCATCAGCCATTGCAGCTTTAAAGCATAACAGAAATGCCTACGGCTGCGATGTTGACAAAAAATACATCAACATAGCTTGGGATCGAATCCATCAATTAAGGGCTGGCTCCCTAAGAACACGACCAATGAATAAACCGGTTTATGACCCAACTCAAAAGGGATGA
- a CDS encoding DUF6573 family protein codes for MCPNSFSIIYSYSRKQAIADGVLIDVSDQAREAGFKLPVCVSGHLYHGYVVPPDGMDGEGQSVEGRLHDLFTMTKAAMATRWEDNRVYYQVLFKMPRSLDLVKCLAMVGPGDDMEPVITLMLPEDE; via the coding sequence ATGTGTCCAAATAGTTTCTCAATTATTTACTCTTATAGTCGGAAACAAGCAATTGCGGATGGGGTTTTGATCGACGTGTCGGACCAAGCGCGGGAAGCTGGATTCAAGCTCCCGGTTTGCGTCAGCGGTCATCTCTATCATGGGTATGTTGTTCCACCCGATGGAATGGATGGTGAGGGGCAGTCTGTCGAAGGGCGGCTGCATGATCTTTTCACCATGACCAAGGCTGCCATGGCTACCCGGTGGGAAGACAACCGAGTGTACTATCAAGTACTATTCAAGATGCCGAGGTCCCTTGACCTAGTGAAGTGTCTCGCGATGGTCGGGCCAGGAGATGACATGGAACCTGTCATCACTCTCATGCTGCCTGAGGATGAATGA
- a CDS encoding helix-turn-helix domain-containing protein, producing MAKVQDAFGKRLRDIRRRKDMTQEKLADLSGLSIQYIGEIERGKRNPSLTSIETLATALGMSVAALFDLEEFQISNEEMKAKLIDQINRADDESLHLYFAISRAVLG from the coding sequence ATGGCTAAAGTTCAGGATGCATTTGGAAAACGACTTCGGGATATTCGCCGAAGAAAAGATATGACCCAGGAGAAGCTTGCTGATCTGTCTGGCCTGTCCATCCAGTACATTGGCGAGATCGAAAGAGGGAAACGAAACCCATCATTGACGAGCATCGAGACGCTGGCAACCGCGCTGGGCATGTCCGTAGCAGCCCTCTTTGACCTTGAAGAGTTTCAGATCAGCAACGAAGAAATGAAGGCAAAGCTCATTGACCAAATCAATCGGGCTGATGATGAGAGCCTTCACCTCTACTTCGCCATCTCTAGGGCTGTTCTCGGATAA
- a CDS encoding tyrosine-type recombinase/integrase produces MKVQPFTNLKDIRNIKKLLRSKPRDLLLFTMGINAGLRSIDLLRLRVSDLEGKKIGDRITVRESKTNKENVVIVNKEIADCFKFYMDELEPETDQYLFPSRKGFNPITTYRVTGLVKEWASSLNISGNFGAHSLRKTFCYVQRIHYGTPWEVLCQRLNHATPSITRRYLGIQAEEVEEILLNTI; encoded by the coding sequence ATGAAGGTGCAGCCTTTTACCAATTTGAAGGACATCAGAAACATCAAGAAGCTGCTCAGATCAAAGCCCAGGGATTTGTTGCTTTTCACAATGGGAATCAACGCGGGCCTGAGAAGCATCGATCTATTGCGGCTCCGTGTGAGTGATCTGGAAGGCAAGAAGATCGGTGATCGCATCACAGTTCGCGAATCAAAGACCAACAAGGAAAATGTGGTCATAGTGAACAAAGAGATCGCCGACTGTTTCAAGTTCTACATGGATGAACTTGAACCGGAAACAGATCAGTATCTTTTCCCAAGTCGAAAGGGTTTTAACCCGATCACAACTTACCGAGTGACTGGCTTAGTGAAAGAATGGGCTTCATCGCTCAATATCTCAGGTAATTTTGGGGCGCATAGCCTCAGGAAGACGTTCTGCTATGTCCAGAGGATCCACTATGGCACCCCATGGGAGGTGTTGTGCCAGCGGCTCAACCATGCAACGCCCTCAATAACAAGGCGATACTTGGGAATCCAGGCCGAGGAGGTCGAGGAAATCCTACTCAATACGATCTAG
- a CDS encoding tyrosine-type recombinase/integrase produces the protein MSVHKRGNSYFVRYRDAAGKQRNKHFGVGLRGKDKAEVFDLEVKLAKKKRKSAILISGSAMYLEELFELYIKDYVLRGQSKKQAESLKSHFKKKVFLHLPSKPVDELTYKHVMDFIERYPNKSQSTINNWLAYLSSVFNFGIRHGYMEVNPLQHWKKKKVPPRRFEINLDELGKLLKHSPPHLKLAILVTYYTGVRPGVTELFAMKWDDVDFERDEIRIFRSKTNNYGVIPISQALRPILKRAKRKAKTDHVIERNGKPINRVTTSLQNALKKAGITKPFRMYDLRHMHATYSGASGGDPAAIASILGHSDISTTTRVYFQPLEEAKRKSVEAVPRVREDGDTVSKHQERKAKMAGASQRKKKKKKFKIKDIGYIGGDG, from the coding sequence ATGAGCGTACACAAGCGTGGAAACAGTTATTTTGTCCGCTATCGGGATGCGGCTGGAAAGCAGCGGAACAAGCACTTCGGGGTAGGGCTGCGCGGTAAGGATAAGGCAGAGGTGTTTGACCTTGAAGTCAAGCTTGCCAAAAAGAAAAGAAAATCAGCTATTCTTATTTCGGGATCAGCGATGTACTTAGAAGAATTATTTGAATTATATATCAAAGATTATGTCCTGCGTGGTCAAAGTAAGAAGCAGGCAGAATCTTTAAAATCTCATTTTAAGAAGAAAGTCTTTTTGCATCTTCCAAGTAAGCCTGTCGATGAACTGACATATAAGCATGTGATGGATTTTATTGAGCGCTATCCGAATAAATCACAGTCAACAATAAACAATTGGCTGGCGTATCTAAGCTCCGTGTTCAATTTTGGAATTCGTCATGGGTATATGGAAGTAAATCCATTACAGCATTGGAAAAAGAAAAAAGTCCCTCCCAGGAGGTTTGAGATAAACCTTGATGAGCTTGGTAAGCTTCTCAAGCATTCGCCACCACACCTCAAGCTGGCAATCCTGGTTACGTATTATACAGGTGTTAGACCTGGAGTAACTGAATTGTTTGCAATGAAGTGGGATGATGTCGATTTCGAGCGGGATGAAATACGGATATTTCGCAGTAAGACAAACAACTACGGGGTAATCCCGATCTCCCAAGCTTTGCGTCCAATCCTCAAAAGGGCAAAGAGGAAAGCTAAGACTGATCATGTCATTGAACGTAATGGGAAGCCCATTAACCGAGTTACTACTTCCTTGCAGAATGCTTTAAAGAAAGCTGGGATCACTAAGCCGTTTCGGATGTATGATCTTCGACACATGCATGCGACTTACTCTGGCGCATCGGGAGGTGATCCAGCGGCGATAGCATCAATTCTTGGGCACAGTGATATTTCAACGACAACAAGAGTTTATTTTCAGCCTCTTGAGGAAGCGAAGCGAAAATCTGTTGAGGCTGTCCCTAGGGTTCGTGAGGATGGTGATACTGTTAGTAAACATCAGGAACGTAAAG